A window of Onychostoma macrolepis isolate SWU-2019 chromosome 01, ASM1243209v1, whole genome shotgun sequence contains these coding sequences:
- the atg4da gene encoding cysteine protease atg4da, translating into MNSVSPSAVQYIVGGGAHEDKPSAQSRRHNGHGAVPDGLREGSGEPDEVDRLKAKFMSAWNNVKYGWTVKSKTTFNKTSPLIFLGQSYLFNSEDEVDRFRQAFVSCVWLTYRREFPQLEGSSLTTDCGWGCMLRSGQMLLAQGLLQHLMPPDWRWADGHLLTDVDFEVLKPRSPSRPAGMSLPSFSSSWTSPISQRDPSSGSSEGQSRTPARCPAASHEPHLEALHRKVVSWFGDHPSAPFGVHQLVELGKESGKRAGDWYGPSIVAHMLRKAVARTAEFHNLAVYVAQDCTVYKGDVMRLCESPLTQELSESWKSVIILVPVRLGGESLNPSYIECVKNILKLKCCIGIIGGKPKHSLFFIGFQDEQLLYLDPHYCQPVVDVTQGNYSLESFHCNSPRKMNFSRMDPSCTIGFYAQTKRDFESLCSAVSEALSSSKEKYPIFTFVEGRGQSYGLEGQSGGSMDGPANIFSCNRMSRNNKRGSTDEFVLL; encoded by the exons ATGAACTCGGTGTCTCCCAGTGCTGTTCAGTACATAGTGGGCGGCGGCGCTCATGAGGACAAGCCCTCAGCGCAGTCCAGACGCCACAACGGCCACGGCGCAGTGCCTGACGGCCTCAGAGAAGGCTCTGGAGAACCCGATGAAGTGGATCGCCTGAAAGCCAAGTTCATGTCCGCATGGAACAACGTCAAATATG GCTGGACCGTTAAATCTAAAACTACCTTCAACAAGACCTCTCCTTTGATCTTCCTGGGTCAGTCCTATCTGTTCAATAGTGAAG ATGAGGTGGATCGTTTCCGGCAGGCGTTCGTGTCGTGCGTGTGGCTCACCTACAGGAGGGAGTTTCCTCAGCTGGAGGGATCCAGCCTGACCACAGACTGCGGCTGGGGCTGCATGCTGCGCAGTGGACAGATGCTGCTGGCGCAGGGGTTACTGCAGCACCTCATGCCTCCAG ACTGGAGGTGGGCGGATGGTCATCTGCTGACAGACGTTGATTTTGAGGTGCTAAAGCCCCGCTCGCCCTCCCGTCCGGCTGGCATGTCTCTTCCATCCTTCAGTTCTTCCTGGACCAGCCCCATTTCCCAGAGAGACCCGAGCTCTGGCAGCAGTGAGGGTCAGAGTCGGACCCCGGCCCGATGTCCTGCAGCCAGCCATGAGCCTCATCTGGAGGCTTTGCACCGAAAGGTGGTGTCTTGGTTTGGTGACCATCCCTCAGCTCCCTTTGGCGTCCACCAGCTGGTAGAGCTGGGAAAGGAGTCGGGGAAGAGAGCGGGGGACTGGTACGGCCCGTCCATAGTGGCTCATATGCTGAG AAAAGCAGTGGCTAGAACCGCTGAGTTTCACAACCTGGCTGTATACGTGGCACAGGACTGCACGG TGTATAAAGGAGATGTCATGAGGTTGTGTGAGTCGCCGCTAACACAAGAGCTGTCCGAGAGCTGGAAATCAGTCATCATTCTAGTGCCAGTACGGCTGGGAGGAGAGTCGCTAAACCCCTCCTACATTGAGTGTGTTAAG AACATTCTCAAGTTAAAATGCTGTATAGGAATTATTGGAGGAAAACCCAAGCATTCCCTGTTTTTTATTGGCTTTCAAG ACGAGCAGCTATTGTATCTAGACCCACACTACTGTCAGCCAGTGGTGGATGTCACCCAAGGCAACTACTCTCTGGAG TCTTTTCACTGTAACTCGCCCAGGAAGATGAACTTTAGTCGTATGGATCCCAGCTGCACCATCGGGTTCTACGCACAGACTAAGAGAGACTTTGAGTCTTTGTGCTCCGCGGTCAGTGAA GCTTTGTCATCCTCTAAAGAGAAGTATCCCATCTTTACATTTGTAGAGGGCAGGGGACAGAGCTATGGACTGGAGGGGCAGAGCGGGGGGTCCATGGACGGTCCTGCAAACATTTTCTCATGCAACAGAATGAGCAGGAACAATAAGAGAGGAAGCACAGATGAGTTTGTGCTCCTGTGA